A genomic stretch from Desulfohalobium retbaense DSM 5692 includes:
- a CDS encoding protein-L-isoaspartate(D-aspartate) O-methyltransferase produces the protein MVSLDTNLQRRPEREIMVQEQIVARGIRDSRVLAALRDVPRHRFVPAQYQDAAYDDAPLPIGDGQTISQPYIVAYMTELLELQPADRVLEVGTGSGYQAAVASRLAQEVYTIERVESFDARVREVFHELGYTNIVCRIGDGTRGWPEAAPFEAILVTAAGRRVPQPLVEQLAVGGRLIMPVENDRGRQVIVRMTRTSEEDYAQEHFLAVAFVPLLGAFA, from the coding sequence ATGGTCAGCCTCGACACAAATCTCCAGCGGCGTCCAGAGCGCGAAATCATGGTACAGGAGCAGATCGTTGCCCGGGGGATACGTGATTCCAGGGTGCTTGCAGCTCTGCGCGATGTCCCGCGGCACCGTTTTGTCCCCGCGCAGTACCAGGACGCGGCGTACGACGACGCCCCCTTGCCTATCGGGGACGGGCAAACCATTTCTCAGCCGTATATCGTGGCCTATATGACCGAACTCCTTGAACTCCAGCCGGCAGACCGGGTGCTGGAAGTGGGGACAGGGTCCGGGTACCAAGCGGCTGTGGCCAGTCGCCTGGCCCAGGAGGTGTATACCATCGAGCGGGTGGAAAGCTTTGACGCCCGTGTGCGCGAGGTGTTTCACGAATTGGGCTATACCAATATTGTTTGCCGCATTGGTGATGGAACCAGGGGGTGGCCGGAGGCGGCCCCGTTTGAGGCTATCCTCGTCACGGCCGCGGGGCGACGTGTTCCGCAACCCCTTGTCGAGCAACTTGCTGTGGGAGGGCGCCTTATCATGCCGGTGGAAAACGATCGCGGCAGGCAGGTGATCGTGCGCATGACACGGACATCGGAGGAGGACTACGCACAAGAGCATTTTCTGGCCGTCGCCTTTGTTCCTCTTCTGGGTGCGTTCGCCTGA
- a CDS encoding amino acid ABC transporter permease, with amino-acid sequence MNRHQIHQRLQAWEPWWSILRYVLVMAALLWLGGRGAGNLGYNWQWYRISEYIGTVQQGELSLGPLLQGLLVTLKITGVSLLLSLVFGLGAALLRLLPSVMGRLVARIYLELVRNTPLLILIFFIYFVIGPLFGIGRFFSAVLALSLFEGAYASEIFRAGIVSIHRGQWEAAYCLGLSNWDMYRKIILPQALRRIIPPLTSQAVSLVKDSALVSTIAVYDLTMRGQALVAETFLAFEVWFTVAGLYLVLTITLSALAWGLERKMAADSA; translated from the coding sequence ATGAACCGACACCAGATCCACCAGAGACTGCAGGCTTGGGAGCCGTGGTGGAGTATTCTCCGGTATGTGCTGGTTATGGCGGCGCTGCTCTGGCTCGGAGGGCGTGGAGCCGGCAACCTGGGATACAACTGGCAATGGTACCGCATATCGGAATATATCGGGACGGTGCAACAGGGGGAGTTGAGCCTGGGACCTTTGTTGCAGGGCTTGCTGGTGACCTTGAAAATCACCGGGGTGAGTCTTTTGCTGTCATTGGTCTTTGGGCTCGGGGCGGCCTTGCTCCGGCTCTTGCCATCGGTCATGGGCCGCCTCGTGGCCCGGATCTATTTAGAGCTGGTTCGCAATACCCCATTGTTGATCCTGATTTTTTTCATCTATTTTGTGATCGGTCCTCTTTTTGGGATAGGCCGTTTTTTCTCGGCAGTTTTAGCTCTCAGTCTGTTTGAAGGGGCCTATGCCTCGGAAATCTTCAGGGCTGGCATTGTCTCCATCCATCGAGGCCAATGGGAAGCCGCCTATTGTCTGGGGCTGTCCAATTGGGACATGTACCGGAAGATCATCCTGCCACAAGCCTTGCGGCGTATTATCCCGCCGTTGACCAGCCAGGCAGTGTCCCTGGTCAAAGATTCGGCGCTGGTGAGCACCATTGCGGTTTATGATCTGACTATGCGGGGCCAGGCCCTGGTTGCGGAGACCTTTCTGGCTTTTGAAGTCTGGTTCACTGTAGCAGGTCTCTATCTTGTTCTGACCATTACCCTTTCCGCGCTGGCCTGGGGCCTGGAACGCAAAATGGCCGCCGATTCGGCGTGA
- the pstC gene encoding phosphate ABC transporter permease subunit PstC, which yields MSSYLIIVCFLGVLPLGAMAYYIGRNKASAKESQEGRRLHSRPGAYGWYAVIWMAAPAVALNGIAALLHWFGLVTLPSELLVPASGVLFIAGLGLGLRTISPGLQARNIVERWIRGLLLAASLISILTTVGIVVSILFEAIKFFQLVSFWDFLTGTQWSPDTAFLGGAGRGGEAVAKPDFGSVPIFAGTFMITAIAMVVAVPIGLFAAIFMSEYATHSMRGAMKPMLEILAGIPTVVYGFFAAITVSPLVVQLAESLGLEADYTNALTPGLVMGIMIIPFVSSLSDDVISAVPQSLREGSYALGTTRSETIKQVLLPAALPGIVSAVLLAVSRALGETMIVVMAAGLRPNLTWNPLEGMTTVTVRIVDALTGDQAFDSPETLSAFGLGLVLLMVTLTLNIVSTIVIRKFKQKYE from the coding sequence GTGAGTAGCTATTTGATCATTGTCTGCTTCTTGGGTGTCCTGCCGCTGGGGGCGATGGCCTATTACATCGGGCGAAACAAGGCATCGGCCAAAGAATCACAAGAAGGCCGCCGCCTGCATTCCCGTCCCGGCGCCTACGGCTGGTATGCGGTGATCTGGATGGCAGCCCCTGCTGTGGCCTTGAACGGCATTGCCGCCTTATTGCATTGGTTTGGCCTGGTGACGCTGCCCAGTGAGCTCCTTGTGCCTGCCAGCGGCGTTCTGTTCATTGCGGGGCTGGGGCTTGGCCTGCGCACCATCAGTCCTGGGCTGCAAGCCCGCAATATTGTGGAGCGGTGGATACGTGGCCTTCTCCTGGCGGCTTCCTTGATCTCGATTTTGACCACAGTGGGCATTGTGGTCTCCATTTTGTTCGAAGCGATTAAATTTTTCCAATTGGTCAGTTTCTGGGACTTTTTGACTGGAACCCAATGGAGTCCGGATACCGCTTTTCTCGGTGGTGCCGGGCGCGGCGGGGAAGCTGTCGCCAAGCCTGATTTCGGCTCGGTCCCGATTTTCGCCGGGACATTCATGATCACGGCTATTGCCATGGTAGTCGCCGTGCCCATTGGCCTCTTTGCGGCGATTTTCATGTCCGAGTACGCCACGCACAGCATGCGTGGTGCCATGAAGCCGATGCTGGAGATCCTGGCCGGTATCCCTACAGTCGTTTACGGGTTTTTTGCGGCCATCACCGTCAGTCCGCTGGTGGTCCAACTGGCCGAATCGCTCGGTCTGGAAGCGGATTATACCAACGCCCTGACGCCGGGTCTGGTCATGGGGATCATGATCATTCCGTTTGTCTCTTCTCTTTCCGATGATGTCATCAGTGCGGTGCCGCAGAGTTTGCGGGAAGGGTCGTACGCCCTGGGCACCACGCGCTCGGAAACGATCAAGCAGGTGCTCTTGCCAGCTGCCCTGCCCGGCATTGTTTCCGCCGTGCTTTTGGCTGTTTCCCGGGCCCTGGGCGAAACAATGATCGTGGTCATGGCTGCCGGTCTGCGGCCGAATCTGACCTGGAATCCGCTGGAGGGCATGACCACGGTGACAGTGCGCATTGTCGACGCCCTGACAGGGGACCAGGCCTTTGACAGTCCGGAAACACTATCCGCGTTCGGGCTGGGCCTGGTGTTGTTGATGGTGACCCTGACCCTGAACATTGTGTCGACCATCGTGATCCGCAAGTTCAAGCAGAAATACGAATAA
- a CDS encoding ATP-binding protein: MSLRTKLLSVLLGLLFLASFVPLFLSKQVLHEELLAAAKREAVLKLGHMQWLMRKGLAQEGPAGLNEQFRQIGKQLDVRITYIRQDGTVLADSSLPLRKVRQLENHKQRPEVQEAMQRRFGSSLRYSETLKTDLLYVARTMEATSEIPEGFIRMAVHLSAVDKRLDGLFQQYLILFVIGLAVCAVVSFWLASRVSRAMLRMGQTADAIGNGEYDKRIAFTPAREFLPLAQAINRMARRIQSHITTISDQNRQFESILNGMHEGVMVLDRQGKVSMVNTELKNILEVTSPVGRAPIELIRSPELQGACEAMVAATVGKQSMEPAQLQVETMQERIYDVNLLPLPAESQDISAIVVFHDITELKRLERVRRDFVANVSHELRTPLTSIKGYAETLLDMGQVETEAVHAYMQVVVKNANAMSRLLEDLLQLSKLESNAGDRELGPVLLTNAIQAAWKYCQPMAEEHHVSLNQSQIPAGVCVWSEYDPLVQVLRNLFENAIKFSPENTEVRIEAEQDGPIWQISVVDSGPGVGQREQERIFERFYRVQHGSKQVAGTGLGLAIARHIVRNHVGRIWVESPVPGQIEGSAFRFTLRECSSA, from the coding sequence GTGTCGTTGCGTACCAAATTGTTGAGCGTTTTGTTGGGGCTGCTGTTCCTGGCCTCATTTGTGCCGCTTTTTTTGTCCAAGCAGGTTCTGCATGAGGAACTGCTGGCCGCAGCCAAGCGGGAGGCAGTACTCAAGCTTGGGCACATGCAGTGGCTCATGCGCAAGGGCTTGGCACAGGAAGGCCCGGCGGGTTTGAACGAGCAGTTTCGCCAGATCGGGAAACAGCTTGATGTCCGGATTACCTATATCCGCCAGGACGGGACGGTTCTCGCCGATTCCTCGCTGCCCCTGCGCAAAGTGCGCCAACTGGAAAATCACAAGCAAAGACCGGAAGTCCAGGAGGCGATGCAGCGCCGTTTCGGTTCTAGTCTGCGCTACAGCGAGACCTTGAAAACCGATTTGCTTTATGTGGCCCGCACCATGGAGGCCACATCGGAAATCCCGGAAGGTTTCATCCGCATGGCCGTGCATCTCAGCGCTGTGGACAAACGTCTGGACGGCCTGTTCCAGCAGTACCTGATCCTCTTCGTTATTGGGCTGGCAGTGTGCGCGGTGGTGAGTTTCTGGCTCGCTTCCCGCGTGAGCCGGGCCATGCTGCGCATGGGGCAGACCGCCGATGCCATCGGCAATGGGGAATACGACAAGCGGATTGCATTCACTCCGGCACGGGAATTTTTACCCCTGGCTCAGGCCATCAACCGCATGGCCCGGCGCATTCAGAGCCATATTACGACCATCAGCGATCAGAACCGGCAGTTCGAATCCATTTTGAATGGCATGCACGAAGGGGTCATGGTCCTTGACCGTCAAGGCAAGGTGAGCATGGTCAATACCGAACTCAAGAATATTCTCGAGGTCACCTCTCCGGTGGGAAGGGCCCCGATTGAGCTCATCCGCAGTCCGGAACTGCAAGGCGCCTGCGAGGCAATGGTCGCTGCAACGGTGGGTAAGCAGAGCATGGAGCCCGCCCAATTGCAGGTCGAAACAATGCAGGAGCGGATTTACGATGTGAATCTGTTGCCCTTGCCAGCAGAAAGCCAGGACATCAGCGCCATCGTGGTCTTCCACGATATCACCGAACTCAAACGGCTCGAGCGGGTGCGCCGGGATTTCGTGGCCAATGTCTCGCATGAGCTCAGAACGCCGTTGACCTCGATCAAAGGGTATGCCGAGACACTGCTTGATATGGGGCAGGTGGAGACCGAAGCCGTCCACGCCTATATGCAGGTCGTGGTCAAAAATGCCAACGCCATGTCCCGCTTACTGGAAGATCTGCTCCAGCTCTCGAAATTGGAGTCCAACGCTGGCGACAGGGAACTCGGCCCGGTGTTGCTGACCAACGCCATCCAGGCGGCGTGGAAATATTGTCAACCCATGGCCGAGGAACACCATGTCTCACTCAACCAGAGTCAGATCCCGGCCGGGGTGTGCGTGTGGTCCGAATACGACCCCTTGGTCCAGGTGCTACGCAATCTGTTTGAAAATGCGATCAAATTCAGCCCGGAAAATACTGAGGTCCGCATAGAAGCGGAGCAGGACGGCCCGATATGGCAGATAAGCGTTGTGGACAGCGGTCCAGGGGTCGGGCAACGGGAACAGGAGCGGATTTTTGAGCGGTTCTACCGCGTCCAGCACGGCTCCAAGCAGGTCGCCGGGACGGGATTGGGACTGGCCATCGCCCGGCATATCGTGCGCAATCACGTTGGACGAATCTGGGTCGAAAGCCCCGTCCCCGGTCAAATAGAAGGGTCAGCATTTCGCTTTACACTGCGGGAATGCTCTTCTGCGTAA
- the mgtE gene encoding magnesium transporter, translating to MKYTAIGMSGTGDHAASSVPEMPVKREVAMTESTTVVEHLLECIASGDAEQAVTLYDTYSPHPADWAEYVEPMGVDALAQYIELVGASHALPFFEFVSFELQKEVLLRLSRETLADLVSQMSPDDRADLLDDMEDALQERILSLLIRAERQNIIKLINYDEDSAGGYMTTDYALIRFDDTVSAALEQLRLQAPKKETIYYIYVVDKALRLIGFVSLRELIMAPRYKLVRDVMSKSVISVRVNEDIEEVAKKMQHYDFLAIPVVSEDERLVGIITFDDIYDVIQEETAEDMYLLANLDADESLNSPVGRSVKMRAPWLLVNLCTALFVAYTVDLFSDSISQFVALAALMPIVAMLGGNAGNQSLTVVVRALALGEVPLRDNWRVLLKEAGVGFVNGMLIGGVMGAIAWAWYDNVWLGLIILVAMSVNLVVAGFFGSLIPVTLRKLKLDPALGSSILVTTATDVGGFLIFLGLATIFLQQLLGG from the coding sequence ATGAAGTATACCGCGATCGGCATGTCCGGCACGGGGGACCATGCTGCGTCCTCAGTGCCTGAGATGCCGGTGAAAAGGGAGGTCGCCATGACCGAATCCACTACAGTTGTCGAACACTTACTGGAGTGCATAGCCAGCGGCGACGCTGAACAGGCTGTGACCCTCTACGACACGTATTCGCCGCACCCGGCCGATTGGGCCGAATACGTCGAACCGATGGGCGTCGATGCCCTGGCGCAATATATCGAACTTGTTGGAGCCTCGCACGCCCTTCCGTTTTTTGAGTTCGTTTCCTTTGAATTGCAAAAGGAAGTCCTGCTCCGGTTGTCCCGGGAGACGTTGGCGGATCTGGTTTCCCAGATGAGCCCCGATGATCGGGCGGACCTTTTGGACGATATGGAAGACGCCCTGCAGGAGCGGATCCTGTCGCTGCTTATTCGCGCGGAGCGTCAAAACATTATCAAGCTCATCAATTACGACGAAGACAGTGCCGGCGGGTACATGACCACGGATTACGCCCTGATCCGTTTTGATGACACTGTCAGTGCCGCGCTGGAACAGCTTCGCCTCCAGGCACCCAAGAAAGAGACGATTTACTATATCTATGTCGTGGATAAAGCGCTGCGGTTGATTGGGTTCGTCTCTTTGCGGGAGTTGATCATGGCGCCGCGCTACAAACTCGTGCGCGACGTGATGAGCAAAAGTGTCATCTCGGTGCGGGTCAATGAAGACATCGAAGAAGTGGCCAAGAAAATGCAGCACTACGATTTTCTGGCTATTCCGGTGGTCTCGGAGGATGAACGACTTGTGGGGATCATTACCTTTGACGACATCTATGACGTTATCCAGGAAGAAACAGCCGAGGACATGTACCTTTTGGCGAACCTGGACGCTGACGAGAGCCTGAATTCCCCGGTGGGGCGTTCCGTGAAAATGCGCGCTCCCTGGCTTTTGGTCAATTTGTGCACAGCGCTTTTCGTGGCCTATACAGTCGATCTTTTTTCGGACTCCATTTCCCAATTCGTCGCCCTGGCGGCTTTGATGCCTATCGTGGCCATGCTTGGAGGCAATGCCGGCAACCAGTCCCTGACAGTGGTCGTTCGCGCTCTGGCGCTGGGCGAGGTCCCCTTGCGGGACAATTGGCGGGTGCTACTCAAGGAGGCTGGCGTTGGATTTGTCAATGGCATGCTCATCGGCGGTGTCATGGGCGCCATCGCCTGGGCGTGGTACGATAACGTCTGGCTTGGCCTCATCATCCTGGTGGCCATGTCCGTTAATCTGGTGGTGGCCGGTTTTTTCGGGTCTCTGATCCCGGTGACATTGCGCAAGCTTAAACTTGATCCCGCCTTGGGATCCTCAATATTGGTGACCACGGCCACCGATGTCGGCGGATTTTTGATTTTCCTTGGATTGGCGACGATTTTCTTGCAGCAGCTCCTGGGGGGCTGA
- the pstB gene encoding phosphate ABC transporter ATP-binding protein PstB, whose product MTTQAKMAAENVDFFYGDFKALKDINIIFPENRVTALIGPSGCGKSTFIRCLNRMNELIPEARLEGKVALDGADINDNKVDVVDLRRRIGMVFQKPNPFPKAIYENIAYAPRIHGVAKKGPEMDELVETSLRKAGLWDEVADRLQAPATSLSGGQQQRLCIARALAVQPEVLLMDEPASALDPIATQKIEELIHELKEKLTIIIVTHNMQQAARVSDYTAFFYMGELVEVDETETMFTKPSKKQTEEYITGRFG is encoded by the coding sequence ATGACCACTCAGGCAAAAATGGCCGCTGAGAATGTGGATTTTTTCTATGGCGACTTCAAGGCCCTCAAAGATATCAATATTATTTTTCCTGAGAATCGGGTCACCGCCCTTATCGGCCCCTCAGGGTGTGGCAAGAGTACGTTCATACGTTGTTTGAACCGCATGAACGAATTGATCCCGGAAGCGCGCCTTGAAGGGAAAGTCGCTTTGGACGGCGCCGATATCAATGACAATAAAGTCGACGTTGTGGACCTGCGGCGGCGCATCGGGATGGTATTCCAGAAACCGAACCCGTTTCCTAAAGCGATCTATGAAAATATCGCTTACGCTCCCCGGATCCATGGAGTGGCCAAGAAGGGTCCGGAAATGGATGAATTGGTGGAGACCTCGTTGCGGAAAGCCGGATTATGGGATGAGGTGGCCGACCGTCTTCAAGCGCCGGCGACATCTCTTTCTGGAGGGCAGCAGCAACGGTTGTGCATTGCGCGTGCTTTGGCAGTCCAACCCGAAGTCCTGCTCATGGACGAACCGGCCTCGGCCCTGGATCCGATCGCGACCCAGAAAATCGAGGAATTGATCCACGAACTCAAGGAAAAATTGACGATCATCATCGTCACCCATAACATGCAACAGGCAGCCCGGGTCTCCGACTATACGGCCTTTTTTTACATGGGCGAACTGGTGGAGGTCGATGAGACCGAGACCATGTTCACCAAGCCGAGCAAAAAACAAACGGAAGAGTATATCACCGGACGTTTTGGCTGA
- the phoU gene encoding phosphate signaling complex protein PhoU — protein sequence MQTHLQRELDKLKNEIMNMFALSERALEKALQSVFDRDDQLAETVIDGDKEINRLQVAVDERCVRLLALEQPVAHDLRFIVGCSRIAVDLERIGDQATNLAERALLLNQRPALPFHNILKALSDVVFRMFKQSIQAFTNLDTNQAVEVCKMDREADEQNIKIIKKLIDYMCCEQIVIERSVHTILASNSLERVGDLATNISETVVFIDEGEDIRHDCQLDPR from the coding sequence ATGCAGACGCATTTACAGCGTGAGTTGGATAAACTCAAAAATGAAATCATGAATATGTTCGCGCTTTCAGAGCGGGCTCTGGAAAAAGCGCTCCAATCGGTTTTTGACCGCGATGACCAATTGGCTGAAACGGTTATCGACGGGGATAAAGAAATCAACCGTTTACAGGTTGCCGTGGACGAGCGGTGCGTGCGCTTGCTGGCCCTGGAGCAGCCGGTGGCCCATGATCTGCGATTTATCGTCGGTTGTTCGCGCATTGCCGTGGATCTGGAACGCATCGGCGACCAGGCCACGAATCTCGCTGAGCGGGCCTTGTTGCTCAACCAGCGGCCGGCGCTCCCGTTTCATAATATTTTGAAGGCCTTGAGCGATGTTGTTTTCCGGATGTTTAAGCAGTCCATCCAGGCCTTCACAAATCTGGATACCAACCAGGCCGTGGAAGTCTGCAAGATGGACCGTGAAGCTGACGAGCAGAACATCAAGATCATCAAAAAATTGATCGATTACATGTGTTGTGAACAGATTGTCATCGAGCGCTCCGTACACACGATTTTGGCCTCCAATAGCCTGGAACGGGTCGGGGATCTGGCCACGAATATCTCCGAGACCGTCGTCTTTATTGACGAGGGAGAAGACATCCGACATGATTGTCAATTGGATCCCCGCTGA
- a CDS encoding response regulator: MTTYTVLLVEDEVDILNLLRINFENGGFRVLTAENGFQALDVLSSAPVDLVVLDLMLPGKDGLEVCRELRSRESTKHLPVIMLTAKGDEVDRIVGLELGADDYVVKPFSPRELLLRAKAVMRRGKPQPEEETLWESGGLRVDFGTYKVTVDGEDRELTATEFRLLVHLIRSRGKVQTRDQLLNKVWGYEFEGYARTVDTHVRRLRHKIEPYAAIVETVRGVGYRLHGQEE; this comes from the coding sequence ATGACCACCTATACTGTGCTCCTCGTGGAAGACGAGGTGGATATCCTGAATCTGTTGCGCATCAATTTTGAAAACGGCGGTTTTCGAGTTTTGACTGCGGAAAATGGGTTCCAGGCCCTGGATGTTTTGAGCAGCGCACCAGTTGACCTGGTCGTCCTGGATCTGATGCTGCCCGGCAAGGATGGCTTGGAAGTCTGCCGTGAATTGCGTTCCCGGGAGTCCACGAAACATTTACCGGTGATCATGCTCACAGCCAAAGGCGACGAGGTCGACCGCATCGTTGGACTGGAACTCGGCGCTGACGACTATGTGGTGAAGCCATTTAGTCCCCGGGAGCTTTTGCTCCGGGCCAAGGCGGTCATGCGTCGCGGCAAACCGCAGCCGGAAGAAGAAACCCTATGGGAGTCGGGAGGGTTGCGCGTCGATTTCGGGACCTACAAAGTGACCGTCGACGGCGAAGACCGGGAATTGACAGCCACCGAATTTCGGCTTTTGGTCCATCTCATCCGCAGTCGGGGCAAGGTCCAGACCCGTGATCAATTGTTGAACAAGGTTTGGGGGTATGAATTCGAAGGCTATGCCCGAACCGTGGATACCCATGTCCGCCGCTTGCGGCACAAGATTGAACCGTATGCTGCCATTGTCGAGACCGTCCGCGGGGTGGGCTACCGCCTCCACGGTCAGGAGGAGTGA
- the pstA gene encoding phosphate ABC transporter permease PstA, with the protein MRQALSADTAKTMNKRRYRAEKRFRFYALSAVVLACAFLVFFFFDIISQGYTAFVQARIKAEIHYTEQSAELPLAAVDEDIRYFVSRGRLRTIPLEIEKHPELMGTTQTEWVIADAEVDQYLKGKSNRLKPKQKRFIDSLKANDRVKLAFNTGFFTRGDSKLPEIAGIFAAVVGSIYVLSLTLLFSVPIGVMTAIYLEEFAPDNRFTQAIEVNINNLAAIPSILFGLLGLAIFINFFGVPRSSAMAGGLTLGLMTLPIIIISTRAALRAVPDSIREGAYGVGASPWQVVWHHVLPLSLPGILTGTIIGLAQAMGETAPLLIVGMMAYIPEAPSGVTDAATVLPAQIYTWSAASLRAYAERTAAAIIVLLAVLLTLNAAAVFLRKRYERRW; encoded by the coding sequence ATGCGGCAGGCACTCTCAGCCGACACGGCCAAGACCATGAATAAACGGCGGTACCGGGCGGAGAAGCGGTTTCGTTTCTACGCCCTGAGCGCGGTCGTTCTGGCCTGTGCTTTTCTGGTCTTTTTCTTTTTCGACATCATCAGCCAAGGGTATACCGCTTTTGTTCAGGCCCGAATCAAGGCCGAGATCCATTATACGGAACAAAGCGCCGAACTTCCTTTGGCGGCGGTGGACGAAGATATACGCTATTTTGTCAGCCGGGGGCGTTTGCGGACGATCCCCCTGGAAATCGAAAAACACCCCGAACTCATGGGCACGACCCAGACGGAATGGGTCATAGCCGACGCTGAAGTCGATCAATACCTCAAAGGCAAGTCCAACCGCCTGAAACCGAAACAGAAGCGTTTTATCGACTCCCTCAAGGCCAACGACCGGGTCAAGCTCGCCTTCAATACCGGTTTTTTCACCCGTGGTGATTCCAAGTTGCCAGAAATTGCGGGTATCTTCGCCGCTGTGGTCGGCTCGATATACGTCCTGTCGCTGACCCTGCTCTTTAGTGTTCCCATTGGGGTCATGACCGCGATCTATCTTGAGGAGTTTGCTCCGGACAACCGATTCACGCAGGCCATTGAGGTCAATATCAATAATCTGGCAGCAATCCCCTCGATCCTGTTCGGGCTGCTGGGGCTGGCCATCTTCATCAATTTTTTCGGGGTGCCGCGATCGTCGGCCATGGCCGGCGGATTGACGCTGGGGCTGATGACGCTGCCGATCATCATCATCAGTACCCGCGCGGCCTTGCGGGCCGTGCCCGATTCGATCCGTGAAGGGGCCTACGGGGTGGGAGCCTCCCCGTGGCAGGTGGTCTGGCACCATGTCCTGCCATTGTCGCTGCCCGGGATCCTGACCGGCACGATTATCGGACTGGCCCAGGCCATGGGCGAGACAGCCCCGCTTTTGATTGTCGGAATGATGGCCTATATCCCGGAAGCGCCAAGCGGGGTGACCGATGCGGCCACCGTTCTTCCGGCACAGATCTACACCTGGTCTGCGGCATCCTTGCGGGCCTATGCCGAGCGCACGGCCGCGGCGATCATTGTTTTGCTGGCAGTCTTATTGACCCTGAATGCAGCGGCTGTATTTCTGCGCAAACGCTACGAGCGCCGTTGGTAG
- a CDS encoding amino acid ABC transporter ATP-binding protein: protein MDSPAHHAPCGASSTGAPIIEAHGLSKRFPNGVVALEGVDLTIERCEVVVVIGPSGSGKSTLLRCLNGLEDIDSGSVVIDRIPLDENPQHRLQIRTEVGMVFQSFNLFPHLRVSENIMLAPKRVRKMSQAQARELMEELLQKVGMSDKMEAFPGQLSGGQQQRVAIARALAMRPAVMLFDEATSALDPEMIGEVLEVMKDLAREGMTMVVVTHEMGFAREVGDRFVFMEDGQVVEEGRNREFFTQPAKERTRLFLSKIL from the coding sequence ATGGATTCTCCTGCCCACCATGCGCCGTGCGGCGCTTCGTCTACCGGAGCTCCGATCATCGAGGCGCACGGCCTCTCCAAGCGTTTCCCCAATGGGGTTGTGGCCTTGGAAGGAGTCGATCTGACCATTGAGCGGTGTGAAGTCGTGGTGGTCATCGGACCTTCAGGGTCCGGGAAATCGACGCTTCTGCGGTGTCTGAACGGCCTGGAGGATATCGATTCCGGAAGCGTGGTCATCGATAGGATCCCTTTGGATGAAAACCCCCAGCACCGGCTGCAGATCCGAACCGAAGTCGGTATGGTCTTCCAGTCGTTCAATCTCTTTCCCCATTTGCGGGTCTCGGAAAATATCATGCTGGCCCCGAAACGGGTGCGAAAGATGAGTCAGGCCCAAGCACGTGAACTCATGGAAGAATTGCTGCAGAAGGTCGGGATGTCCGATAAGATGGAAGCCTTTCCCGGCCAGCTTTCCGGCGGGCAGCAGCAGCGGGTGGCCATCGCTCGTGCCCTGGCTATGCGTCCTGCGGTCATGCTTTTTGACGAGGCGACGTCGGCCTTGGATCCGGAAATGATCGGTGAGGTCCTGGAGGTCATGAAGGACCTGGCTCGCGAAGGGATGACCATGGTCGTCGTGACCCATGAAATGGGCTTTGCCCGAGAGGTTGGCGACCGTTTCGTGTTTATGGAAGATGGTCAGGTGGTGGAGGAGGGCCGGAACCGGGAGTTTTTTACGCAGCCAGCCAAGGAGCGCACCCGGCTCTTTCTGAGTAAGATTCTTTGA
- a CDS encoding GAK system XXXCH domain-containing protein, whose amino-acid sequence MDEGKKKWKAHLDGAEAAKMLRSLADDIESGHFSIFASQLDIAPEADFKISLKQNEGKQSLECKFEYHGRRKEGGSGDSTGGEEYDDLKDRMKSDFKTIKEAVAATTLPGSKTAERFIRDSRIMCTYPGMGDPYYPEYLSVVDQFAQALAQEDAAAVSTAVTELERLKRECHDRYK is encoded by the coding sequence ATGGATGAAGGCAAAAAAAAGTGGAAAGCGCATCTTGACGGCGCCGAGGCAGCCAAAATGTTGCGGAGCCTGGCTGATGATATCGAATCCGGGCATTTCAGCATCTTTGCAAGCCAATTGGACATTGCCCCCGAGGCCGACTTCAAAATCAGCCTCAAGCAAAACGAAGGCAAGCAGAGCCTCGAATGCAAATTCGAGTACCACGGCCGCCGCAAGGAAGGCGGAAGCGGGGACTCGACCGGAGGCGAAGAGTACGACGACCTCAAAGACCGCATGAAAAGCGATTTTAAAACGATCAAAGAGGCCGTGGCAGCCACGACCCTTCCCGGCTCAAAAACCGCTGAGCGCTTTATTCGCGATTCCCGGATCATGTGCACCTATCCCGGTATGGGCGATCCCTACTACCCGGAATATCTCAGCGTGGTCGACCAATTCGCCCAGGCCCTGGCCCAGGAAGATGCCGCTGCTGTGTCCACAGCGGTCACCGAGTTGGAACGGCTCAAACGGGAGTGCCACGACCGCTACAAATAG